The Acidobacteriaceae bacterium nucleotide sequence AATGCGCCCAAGGGAGTCAACGGACGCAACTCTGACAACACAATGATCTTGGAGAAGCTCGGCTGGGAACCTTCGATCAAACTACTCGATGGTCTGACGAAAACCTACAAATGGATTGAAAATGAGATCGCCGCAGGTTCGAGGATAAAGTACAACCAGTAATCAGCAGACCTTTCGACTATTGATTGCTCAGCATTTCCTTGGAATGCCATTGTCGTCTGACGAACTTCTAACGATGGTGCGCGCCGCGCAGAACTCTTTCGCGACTTCCCCTATGCGCTAGGATACAAGAAACGTCGTTCTGCTGTGGATATCGATCAGAGGCCGGCAAGGGCTCTCATTACGTCGCGGACAGGAGCCGGAAGGCGCTTATTGCCACGCGCCCTCCCAACGTTAGGTTGGATATGTGGCGTCCGACTGGACCTATTCTCTTTGCATTTCGGCGATAGCTCTTTCACACTTCTTGGACATTGCGATATTTCCCGCAAAGGCATATTGATTCCGCAACTTGCCCAAAAGTCTGATCACCGCAATCAGATCATCCGAAATCGATGCATTCGTAACGCCGCTGCGAATGAACTGAGAGATGGTTTGATTGGTTTTGCTTGCGGCCCGTTCTATCTTCTGTAGGTCTAGGGCACTGAAGCGTATTGGGACGATTTTCGTCATAGCCTGGTCCTTGTCAAGCCTCGGACGACCGATTTTCTTTTGTTTAGACATGGTTGGCATTAGCTCTCATTTCGGCCACGATGGCGGTGCATACAGTCGCCCGCTGGTGCGGCAGGGAGGACTTATCAGTCCGGAAAGATGACATGGTCCACATACGCCACCGTCAATATTATGAACCGGCGTCAGCTGTTTTCTGTAAAAGGCCAGGACCCTGGCGAGAATGATAATGGTTATCCGTCGGGAGTTCATATTCGATTTAAAATGCCCTTGCGAGCAAAGTCCTCTGGGATGCCCTTGCAAACCGCTTGGCCCGGTATGTAATTCCCAATGATTTTGAAGTAGCTTTTCGACCTGCGTCATACACTCCTCCAGCCAAGGGGCGCACGTCTTGAGCTTTCGAGAAGCCGGATGGAGGCTAACAAACTCGGGAAGGGTCAACCTACAACGCCTTTTGTTCGCGCCACAAAGGATTGTGCATTTGAGACCGTCAGGATGAACAGTTGTCCGACCACGATCAGGTACCGCCAAGATTATGTCATTCCTAAAATGCAAGAGGTATAGTTCCCGAATTCAACACCCCGCTTGAGCCTGGACCCCTTGCAACCGCTTGAACAAGCGGGGGTGGACGGACAAATGAACGGATGACAATGCCGCGAACCAATCCCGGATGGGAAGATGTATTATAATCTAGCGGCTAGAATACCCAAATAGCATTGTGCCGATGACTGAGGAACTGCCATGACCAGATTGCCAATCGTACTCACCTGTTACTTCGTTGTGAATTTGATCCTCGCTATCTATACTCACTTGTCTACAAAAGCAAGCACGTCAATTCGACCCCGACGCGGAGAATTAATCGTATTTTCCGCATTCATGATTTTGTTGGGATTACCGATCATATTAATCAGGATTAATATCCATCTGATAGGAATTTTCGCTAGAAGGACTTTTGCGAATAGATAGCGAAGTCTGTCTTACGTTGAGCGTGAGACTAACCAGCTGCTGTTTCCAGAGGGATGTTCCGCTCAATTCCCTAAGCCAGCTCACCTTACAAGCCATGGCAACCAAGAATGATTTTGAGTCCTTCCAGGATGCCAATAACAAATTACCATCAAAACGTTGAATCTTTTTTGAGTACAGCAGCGCTTTTCCAGAATAATCTGCAAGTCTTCCAATACCTACAGAAACATCCAGGAACTCCACGCGAAGGGCTGCCCGGGGTCGTGGCATGGTACGTGAATAGCATGGATCCTGTGGTTGCAGCATGGACAGCGGCTGGACATACCGATGTGCTTGCCTTAATGCCTCGCGAGGAAGTGCGGCGGAATACGGAACTCTATCTTCAGCTCCAGATCATTGGTGATACCTACACGAACCGCGTTCTGCCTGTCCTCAGCCGATGCAGTTCCTACGTCTCCCGCACGAATGATCCAACCACACTCTCTCCCTCTGAAATTAATGAAGAGGTCAGCTGCATCAGTGAACTGGTCCGTATGCAACAGCTCTGCGGCATCTACCTTTGGCAACTCAGTGAAGAACAGCCTGACTTTGGGCCTGGACCATCAGAGACTCAACTAAGGATGTTGAACTCGGACCAATCCCTGTCAGAGCTTTCGAAAGAGTATCCCAAAGCATTCAAAATGACGCAGCATCGACTCGAGCAGATACTTGGGAATTCGTCGCCAAGTACGCTAGACAAGTCTCCTGCTGACCAAGAGGAGAGAAAACACTAGGGGGATTATAAAGCGTGCTGAGGCGCACGATATAGCTATCTTGTGCAATAGCTATATCGAGATTCCATGATTAGGTCCAATTTGTTGATCGTTCTGCGGGACCTTAATGAAGAGATGATGTTCCGCTACGACCGAAATCGTATGGGCACTCTGCTGCAAGACTTCGTGCTCTAGGGCGACGGGCAACTTCTCGCGGTGAAGATTTGCGCATCATGCGCTCCACGCGAGACGGCGACGTAGGCCATTAGGTTATTGAGCAGGTCTTTCGCGCCAAGCTCCGTATCGACATGCACTAACACTCATTCAATCTGGCCTTAGCTCGAATGACCGGTCACGGCGTAACCATGATCGAGATGTCGGTTCCGCACCGGATCACTCTCAACGAGCGGCCATCATCCGTTCGCACACCCGTCCGCCCATCAGTGATTCGTTCAACGGTTGCGAGTTCACGGTTAGCGATCTTGAGTCATTGTCGGGCGCGGTGAATTGAAATCGCCCGCTCATCATGCGAATGCCCGCGAAAATGAGCCCGCCGAAACAGATGACAGCACCTGCATAGATTGCGAAGGTCTTCTGGTGCGCAGCCGGCGAGCGGGGGCCGGAAGCAGGTGCAGGGAGAAACCGAACGGGTGTCTCCCTGCCGCGCGTCGAGCGCGCAAAGAAACGACGGAGAGGCTGCAGGTTCGCGGCTCTCTCCGATGCCTCCAGTTTACGCGGCTTTCTTGACGGCTGCTGCTGCCTTGATGGGCTTGGCTTCCTTCTTTGCCTTGGCCTTGGCCGCGAACTCCGCTTTGACCTTCTGCGCGATGGCATCGGTGTCCACCTTATAGGCGGTCGCGGCATCCTTGAGAACGGCGCTCGGATTCCCGCGCGTTGCCGCCAGCAGGATACTTGCCTCCACCAGCAGCCGGGAGAGAGTCCCTTCATCGGCACGGCGAACAAAGGCGGTCAGCGTTTTCTTTACGCCTCCATCGTCGCGCTGCTGCCGGATGCCATGCTGCCGCGTCAACATCTCGATGCGGCTTTCGTCCATGACAGACGCCAACCGTTCGATGACGAAAAGCAAGTCACGCTTGAGCAAGCGCACCGGGACAGCCGAACCGATGGCAGTGAGGACGCGCAACCCGGTTGCATTGGCAATCGCCTGCTCCTTGCGCTGCTTCTCTTGTTCGGCCTTCCACTTCTCCTCATCCCGCCTGTTGCTTTTCCGCTGCGGAGGATGATGCACGGGACAGGTAGGATTGGTGCACACCTTGCGCAACGTGCCGACTTCGCTCCCATCGGTCACGATGGCTTCGGTGGTGAACTTGCACACCTTGAACTCAGGCCGCTTGGCTTCGTCCTTGCTCGAAGGCTTCTCGGCGCGAATCTCGGTGTATTTGTTGCGCGGGAGCGTGGTGCTACCTTCCTTCTGCTGGCCGTAGGCTGTGCTGATTTGCACGAGGTCGGGCTTCGCGGCGATGGTCTTGGCAACATGCGCCGCAACCTTGGACTGGTAGCAGGTGGGGTCAGTGCACGAGTCCAGCTTGCCGCCGATGTCTGAAAACAGGAGCTTGTTGTGTCCTGTCCGCTTGGGGCAATCGACGCAGCTTCCCGCCGCTGGCACAAGCTGCGCGTCCCGCTTGTCGAAGGGTGCATCTTTCAGTGCAAGGACGATGTTGGTGTCAATCCAGAATTGGAGGTTGCGGACAGGCAACAGAACGCGCGTTGGTTTCGCGCCTCCGTTGTAGACCTCCTTATAGCAAGCGGAGAGTGCCTGTTCCTGCTGGTCTGGCTGCAGCTTCGCGAGCAGGAGCGCGTGTCCCACGCCGATTTCCTCGGCATAGAAGGCCTCGACCGCAACAGGCGCGAGGTCGGTAAGTTTGAGGCGGGTTGTCACATACGCCGGACTCTTGCCCATCTTGGCGGCGATCTGCTCCACGGTATAGGTCGGTTCCTCCAAGTTCAGAAGCGCACGAAAGCCCTGCGCCTCTTCCATCGGGTGGACATCGCGGCGTTGCAGGTTTTCAATAAGCTGCGCTTCGAGTGCCTGGGCGTCGGTCAAGTCCACGATGCGAACCGGAACGGTGACGGATTCGGCCATCTGTGCAGCGCGGAAGCGTCGGGCACCTGCCACAATCTCGAAGCCATGCTCCGTAAGCGGTCGAACCAATAACGGCGAAAGTACGCCCTGCGTACGGATGGACGATGCAAGCTCCTTCAAGGCGTCATCCTCGAAGATGCGGCGCGGGTTGGTCGTGGACTCGCTCAAGAGAGCAAGCGAGACGTTGCGGTATTCGGTGGCGTTGACGATTTGAGTTTCCATGAGGGTGTGCTCCTTTCGAGCGGTTGAGTGGTGAAGGGTCACAGAGCGGCACACGTCGGGCATGGTTCCGCTCCAACGGAGCGGACTAGCCGAGAATGCACTTGTCCGTGAAAGCCTCCACGAAACCCTGCGCGTCTAGGTTCTTGTCCCAGAGTTTGGCGAAGCTCTCGTGTTGTTCGTGCAGTTGGGTGTGGTAGCAGTAATTGCCGTCCTGAATGAAGCGGCTCCACCGCTCAACGCCTACATAGTCATTCCTCCAATAGAACGCGTTCAGGTGTGGCCCTCCCGCCATGCCAAGCTCGAAGCACATTTCGGGGTCGCGCATGAGGTCGCCATTCTGTTCGCCGTAGTGCGCGACAGAAATAGCAGGAAGGCCGCAATGGCCCGGACTCGTCCATCGACTCAATGACAAGCTCCATAAACGGCTCATTGGTCACTTTGAGGTACAGGCCGGGGTGCCATCCACCAGCCCGCTTGATAAGTTCGAGCACGGTCTTCATGCCGCTACCTCCGCCAATTCCGGGGCTTCGGTGTCGGCTGCGTCGTAGGAATCCGCGAGGGGCGGCTCCAACGCGGCGAGGATGACAGCGGAGGTCTGCTGGATGACCTCCAAGCTCTCGGCCAACAGTGAGGCGTTGCCGTGGTAAAGCTGGATGTAATCAGCGGATGCCGAACCCGTCACGAGTCCAACGGCCTTGCCGACAACGAAGGCCACAGCCTCGGCTTCTGTCTCGCGCACGGTCTTGGTGGTGGCGGTGCGACGCTCTGCCTTATGCAGAAGCTCGTGCGCTGTTTCGTGTACCAGCGTCGAAAATTCCTCGGCTTTAGGCTGTCCGCGAAGGATGGCGATGCGACCGCCGTAGCTCATGCCGAGTGCGCCCTTAAGATCGTCGCTGTAGGTAAGCTGAATACCACGCGAACGAACAAACGCGGCCAAACGCTCCAAGTTCTCGCCGGGGTCGCCGGAAATTTCGCGCATCTCGGGAAGGTCTGCACCTTCGGTCTGCGAGACATCGAAGACATAGGCATTGCGGAATCCGACTAAAACGCGCTCGTTCTGCTTGGTAATGTCCTTGTTGGCTTCGTCGTCCCTCTTGCGGCGAACGCCGACGATGGGGGCAAGAATGCGAATGCCTTTCTGTCCCGATTTGACGAAACGGCCAACCTGCTTCCACGTCCAGAACCCGGCGACGCGGGTTGCGGTCGGCATCTGCCGCGCAATCTCCAGCACGTTCCCGAACGAGTAGTTATGGAATCGGCTCATGGCCGTGAGGTAATTGGTGAGGGCTTCGGAGTGTCCGGCCTCCAACTGCTCAATCAAGAGCTTGACGTTGGCGGCAATAAGTTCCTGCTTGGTGGAAGGCTTCTTGCTGTCGATGGTGGCGACGTTGGTTGTGGTGGCTGCGCTGCTCATGGTGTTTCTCCTTTGCGGTTGCTGTTGCTTTTCATGCCGTGCGCGGCATGTACCTACATGCCGAACGCCTCCTGGCGAAGGCGGGGCGGCAAGGCGCAATGAGGAGGGGGATCGCCCACCCGAAGGGCAAGCGCAGCGCAGTGATTTTTCGCAGAAAAATTATGGGGAGACCTCTTGCGCCGCGCCAGGGCAGAGCCCTCAGCGAAGGTCTGGTTTCCTTATTCGGGCGCACTAGCGCACAGGATTCACAGGGTCGCGTTGCGGCAGGAACAGGCCGCTGTGGAGGGTGGCGGAAGACGCATCGCGGCTGGAGTCAGGGAGGAGTGCAACTCCTCCCTTCATGATGAGGCGACGCTGGGAGTAAGCAGTTTGGTTCCTGCCTCAGAGATTCGAGAAGCCATCTCGCCGACAAATAATCCAACCCTGCAACGTACGAGATGAACGGTCGGTCCTTCCAACGAAGGGTTCGACAAGGTTTGAATACGATCGAAGCTCTTCTCCCGCATTTAGATTGAAGCGTAGGTCCCGTGCGAAATAGTTGCTCCCCAGTTGAGTTGCAAGGAGAGCCCCACGGTGTACCGAAGTGTCGGTCGAAAAGAGATCATTGCGCGGATGGAACATATCCGTGCGCTTCTGCGGCAGATAGAACCCAGCAATGAAGCCGAAGAGGTGCTGCAGAAAAAGCGAGAACAAACGCTTAAGGACTTCATCGGAAATCTGCGACGAGTGAGTACACGCCCCATGGCCCATACACTCAACGCGATTGAGAGTCTGTGCTTGCTAACCAAGGACGGGAGTTATCGCCTTTTCGGTTATTCGCTGGATTCGATCCGCGAACGCGACTCGGAATTGAACGGTGACCGTACACATCTCATCGACTCCTATATCTATGACCGCGACTATGAAGTCGAACTTCCCTTGGAGCTTGCTAACGAAGCAGGGTTCCAAAGGAATTTGCTGCTGAAAGATCTTGTCCGGCGCTGGCAGGCGCAGATACCCATTCGACAGTTGAGCCGGAGAGACTGGCATCATCCGGGAAGTTTCTACCTGCGTATCGGTACCGATGACAGCGAGGGAGGCAGCCTTCCTGCGGGAGCTATCGCCGTAGCGCAGCTCCTCGATGATGACGAACGAGCTAATCCGAATCCGGATGCTGTATACGTCCTTCAATTCCGAAATGGTTATCAATGTCATCAGTGCATTGTGGTGGACGGCACTCTGCATCTTGCGAATGGCACGGTTCTTCACCCGGGTGCGGCGCGGATCATTGGACGCGTGCGTGCGTTCGCAACCGAGTTGCCTGTACGAAGGAATCCTTTGGTACGCCAGCTCCGCAGCTACGAGGGCGATGCGGAACTCGTTTTGCCGTGGGAGCACTTGTCCATTGGTAAGCTCTTTGCTACAGAGCACAAACGATTCGCACGGTCGAACGTAGATCGGTTGGAGAGGCGGAAAAAGCTAGAAGCAATCTTCCACTCGAACATCAGCGAGCGGACGCGGAGGCGGTATCGGAGCGAAACAGATTCGGAGCCGCATGTGGATGCCCTTATCCAGATGAGCTTGGAGAATTGTGTACGGTACAGCGATGTGTTGCGGGCAGGCGGGTACGCGACTCACGATGCGAACCGGTTTTCTCTGGCGTCGCTGCTTCGTGCGAACCGATTCTCGGATCTTCGGTCCTCCGTTCCAGAGGTGGTTTCACCGATGACTCCAGGGATGTGGGCAACTCTCTCAACGGAGTTTCTGGAATACAGCGCCTTGTTTGCTCGAAGATTCCCCAAGCCGAGCCGACTACAGGACCGCGTTTTGAGAGTCGGAGATAGCGGGGCGTTCCATAGCGTTGACGGCATCATTAAGCCGGGATCGTGGCTTCTGCTGGAGGCGTTGGCAGCGAGCCCGGTCTCTCCGCGAGAGACGCTGGCTGAGAACGGGCAACGACCGCTACATGTATTGCTGAATCAAGCCGATCCTGCCATCGGCTATCTGGATCATGATGAAGACGGGTTTTTTCTGGTGGACGGCGACGCCGAAAAACGCTGTCGACTTGGTCCTGCGGAACTCAAAAGCCTTCGTCGCGTGTGCGGGGGCATCGTGCCCGTGTAGATCGCCCTACTCAATTTTGCGGAATTTTCGGCCGGAAACATCCCATTTTGCTAAACTTTCGCTATGGAGATCACGGTTCAACTTCCGGACGATTTGTCGGTGCACGCGAATCCCGGACGGGACGCTTTGGAAGCGCTCGCTATCGAGGGATACCGGAGCGGTACTCTCTCCGACCACCAGGCAGGTCAGTTGTTGGGTATGGATCGTTTCGAATTTGAAGGCTTCCTTAAGGAGCGCCAGATCTTTGACCACGCCTATGACATCGTGGACCTCGAACATGATGAGGAAACCCTCCATACCCTCCGAAGCAAGGGCCTCTTGTCGGCATGATCGTTGTTGCAGATACGTCTCCTCTGAATTACCTCGTCCAGATCGAATACGAATCTCTTCTTCCGCGGCTCTATCGAACGGTGATTGTTCCCGAAGGCGTCATTGCAGAATTGAGGAGTCCGAAAGCCCCAAGAATGGTCAAAGCGTGGTGCGAGCAACTTCCTGACTGGATCGATATTTATCCGGCTCCGGCTCCTCCGGACGTTGAACTAAATTATCTTGGTCGCGGGGAGCGCGAGGCGATCCAGTTGGCGGAAGGTCTCATCGATTCCTTACTCTTGATCGATGAGCGTAGAGGGCGCATGGAAGCCCTGCGCCGCGGTTTGTATACGACGGGAACGCTGGGTGTCCTTCTCGCAGCAGGTGAGGCTGGACTTGTCGATCCGCGACGCGCCTACAGAAGTCTGGTAGAGGAGACGACGTTCCGCACGTCCCCTGCACTGGAAGCGTCCTTCCTACGCCGATTCATCAGCGAATAGCGTCTGGCTTCCCGTTCTTCCTGGGAAGCGACTCGGCAAATGTCCAAAGTTCGCCTATAGACATATGGAAGTACCCGCTGACCGCCGATAAGACATCCACGGTCACATTGGCTTCGCCACGTTCCATCCGTCCGACGTAGTAGTTGCTGTAGCCTAGATTCGCTGCGAACGTGGCTTGTGAGAGTTTGCGACTAAGCCTCAACTCCGTGACGGCTCTGCCGAAGATCTGGTTCGGAGTCGCCGTTTTCCGTTTTCTGTCTGCACCGAGAGGTTTAGCCACAGCACCATCGTTTCGTGGCACCTAACCCCTGTAATAGCAACTATAGTTGTTGTATCCTTGAGATAGGCAATACCCTAGTGACGGCGGGGGAGGCAGAGTTGTAGAATCTCTCCCCATTGCGGTCCACGAGGAGCTGAGCGGTGATCCCTCTGGATGATGTTGCGATGGGGCGGCTTGCCCGTAGCTGGATGCTGCGAGCCAAGCAGCATGACGTTCACTTTTATCGTCATAGCTTGCACCTCGGAGAGTTGGCGCGGGGCTTTTGCAACTTTCTTCACTTTTCGGTCGAAGACACCAAGAGGATTGAGATCGCGGCTCTGCTACACGATATAGGAAAGCTCTCCATCCCTACGAAGGTACTTTCTAAGGCCACTTCTCTTTCCGATGAAGAGGTCCGCCTTATCAGGACGCACCCTGACCAGGGACATCGGTTATTGGCTGAAGTGGAAGGGATCGATGAGCTGGTGCGAATCGTCGCCCGAGACCATCATGAACGTCTGGACGGAACGGGGTATCCGAGGGGTCTTCTGGCATCCTCGATTCCCGTAGAAGTTCGGATCGTGACTCTCTGCGACGTGTTTGGAGCGATGACAGAAGAGCGGCCCTACGGAGTGCCTATGGGCGTGGCAGAAGCAGTGCAACGGATGAAAGCGAAACAGACACGCCTGGATCAAGCGCTGCTGGAACATTTCACCAAGATGATTTGGACAAGAGCACTGCCGTCGGTGGAATAAGATCTCGTCGGCAAGAAC carries:
- a CDS encoding ParB/RepB/Spo0J family partition protein, giving the protein METQIVNATEYRNVSLALLSESTTNPRRIFEDDALKELASSIRTQGVLSPLLVRPLTEHGFEIVAGARRFRAAQMAESVTVPVRIVDLTDAQALEAQLIENLQRRDVHPMEEAQGFRALLNLEEPTYTVEQIAAKMGKSPAYVTTRLKLTDLAPVAVEAFYAEEIGVGHALLLAKLQPDQQEQALSACYKEVYNGGAKPTRVLLPVRNLQFWIDTNIVLALKDAPFDKRDAQLVPAAGSCVDCPKRTGHNKLLFSDIGGKLDSCTDPTCYQSKVAAHVAKTIAAKPDLVQISTAYGQQKEGSTTLPRNKYTEIRAEKPSSKDEAKRPEFKVCKFTTEAIVTDGSEVGTLRKVCTNPTCPVHHPPQRKSNRRDEEKWKAEQEKQRKEQAIANATGLRVLTAIGSAVPVRLLKRDLLFVIERLASVMDESRIEMLTRQHGIRQQRDDGGVKKTLTAFVRRADEGTLSRLLVEASILLAATRGNPSAVLKDAATAYKVDTDAIAQKVKAEFAAKAKAKKEAKPIKAAAAVKKAA
- a CDS encoding ArdC family protein, whose translation is MSSAATTTNVATIDSKKPSTKQELIAANVKLLIEQLEAGHSEALTNYLTAMSRFHNYSFGNVLEIARQMPTATRVAGFWTWKQVGRFVKSGQKGIRILAPIVGVRRKRDDEANKDITKQNERVLVGFRNAYVFDVSQTEGADLPEMREISGDPGENLERLAAFVRSRGIQLTYSDDLKGALGMSYGGRIAILRGQPKAEEFSTLVHETAHELLHKAERRTATTKTVRETEAEAVAFVVGKAVGLVTGSASADYIQLYHGNASLLAESLEVIQQTSAVILAALEPPLADSYDAADTEAPELAEVAA
- a CDS encoding HD domain-containing protein, which translates into the protein MIPLDDVAMGRLARSWMLRAKQHDVHFYRHSLHLGELARGFCNFLHFSVEDTKRIEIAALLHDIGKLSIPTKVLSKATSLSDEEVRLIRTHPDQGHRLLAEVEGIDELVRIVARDHHERLDGTGYPRGLLASSIPVEVRIVTLCDVFGAMTEERPYGVPMGVAEAVQRMKAKQTRLDQALLEHFTKMIWTRALPSVE